One window of the Ictidomys tridecemlineatus isolate mIctTri1 chromosome 11, mIctTri1.hap1, whole genome shotgun sequence genome contains the following:
- the LOC101957575 gene encoding selection and upkeep of intraepithelial T-cells protein 8, with translation MEPTSSYFSGYYMCLILLQMMTLTSEKLMVTVPKGHLVARVGGQAALSCQLSPPQSAEHMEVRWFKGDNSQLVYLYRGGHEVNGEAAPEYVNRTEFVKEAMGEGKVTLKIHNVSISDGGPYRCSFKDTDFSDAAGMNLSVAALGLETQIHIQVPVSDGLMVECNSGGWFPQPQMEWRNSRGEVVPHSSKSYSQDGARLFHMKMTLLLRNQSESIMCYVCNPVTGEEKRTSIILASECSIFSSLLHSQTPFECDSLSLLWALVIRMLSDA, from the exons atggaGCCTACATCCTCCTACTTTTCTGGATACTATATGTGCTTGATTCTCTTGCAAATGATGACATTAACTTCAG AGAAACTGATGGTGACTGTTCCCAAGGGGCACTTGGTGGCTAGAGTAGGAGGACAGGCTGCTCTCAGCTGCCAGTTGTCCCCACCACAAAGTGCAGAGCACATGGAGGTGCGCTGGTTCAAGGGTGACAATTCCCAGCTTGTTTACCTATACAGAGGCGGTCATGAAGTAAATGGAGAAGCTGCCCCTGAATATGTAAATCGTACAGAGTTTGTGAAAGAGGCCATGGGGGAGGGTAAAGTGACCCTCAAAATTCATAATGTCAGCATTTCTGATGGTGGACCATACAGGTGTTCATTTAAGGATACTGACTTCAGTGATGCAGCCGGCATGAACCTAAGCGTGGCAG CACTTGGCTTGGAGACACAGATTCATATCCAGGTTCCTGTAAGTGATGGACTCATGGTGGAGTGTAACTCGGGAGGGTGGTTTCCACAGCCCCAAATGGAGTGGAGAAACAGCAGGGGAGAGGTCGTTCCACATTCATCAAAATCCTACTCACAGGATGGAGCCAGATTGTTCCACATGAAGATGACTCTTCTCCTCAGAAACCAGTCAGAGAGCATTATGTGCTATGTCTGCAACCCTGTAACAGGGGAAGAGAAACGAACAAGCATCATCCTAGCAAGTGAGTGCTCCATCTTTAGCAGCTTACTACATTCACAAACACCCTTTGAATGTGACTCTTTATCATTGTTATGGGCTTTGGTAATACGGATGTTATCAGATGCTTAG